The following are encoded in a window of Amycolatopsis solani genomic DNA:
- a CDS encoding acyl carrier protein has translation MSVTFEQVARRVAELTATPAERLTRDTTIRELLPDSFAFIEVAVDLQEEYDVVLTQDDLEDLRTLGDLERLLAERHATAPAP, from the coding sequence GTGAGCGTCACCTTCGAGCAGGTGGCGCGCCGCGTCGCCGAGCTCACCGCGACCCCGGCCGAGCGCCTCACCCGCGACACCACGATCCGGGAGCTGCTCCCGGACAGCTTCGCGTTCATCGAGGTCGCCGTGGACCTGCAGGAGGAGTACGACGTCGTGCTCACCCAGGACGACCTCGAGGACCTGCGCACCCTCGGCGACCTCGAGCGGCTGCTGGCCGAGCGGCACGCGACCGCACCGGCGCCGTGA
- a CDS encoding ferritin-like domain-containing protein, translating to MTLSENDLWLLSYYRSSEINGALFFGRVARTVKTGKLQAEVTHHFADEANHARYWTECVNDLDATPVKLRESYQDQYLRAIGMPANLMEVMAITQVFEKRVIGQYRQHLRVPGLHPRVRETIERIMLDERWHVQYVRDALRDMESRYGAEHIAATLDRFTAADQEIYAKTLAEYGDRIAFLGEQAP from the coding sequence ATGACCCTGTCCGAAAACGACCTGTGGCTGCTCAGCTACTACCGCAGCTCCGAGATCAACGGCGCGCTGTTCTTCGGGCGCGTCGCCCGCACCGTCAAGACCGGCAAGCTGCAGGCCGAGGTGACGCACCACTTCGCGGACGAGGCCAACCACGCCCGCTACTGGACCGAGTGCGTCAACGACCTCGACGCCACCCCGGTCAAACTGCGGGAGTCCTATCAGGACCAGTACCTGCGCGCGATCGGGATGCCCGCGAACCTGATGGAGGTCATGGCGATCACCCAGGTCTTCGAGAAGCGGGTGATCGGGCAGTACCGGCAGCACCTGCGCGTCCCCGGCCTGCACCCACGGGTCCGCGAGACGATCGAGCGGATCATGCTCGACGAGCGCTGGCACGTCCAGTACGTCCGGGACGCGTTGCGGGACATGGAAAGCCGGTACGGCGCCGAGCACATCGCGGCCACCCTCGACCGGTTCACCGCCGCCGACCAGGAGATCTACGCGAAGACCCTCGCCGAGTACGGCGACCGGATCGCGTTCCTCGGGGAGCAGGCACCGTGA
- a CDS encoding SDR family oxidoreductase, translated as MTGLTVVTGAAGYLGRRIVARLLAETGDRLLLTVRGEPAGLETSLRRELGATHQDRITVVPVDLLDPAPFRAVDPSPVTRVVHVAARTEFTVPLPVARAVNVAGTRKVAEFAARCPGLRRLLVLSTLYSAGERTGEVTERAHDGAAGFANHYEWSKYEAERLLTGYAGLPLSVARPATVVADDATGAVSRHNAFHNTLKLYFYGLLSLVPGDPDTRLYLADADFTARGAVRLADPDTPAGIYHLAPSPAETVSLGTLIQDVFDVFETDPGFRRRRVLRPRFCDRDSFRDLVTAARGLSASPLAAALDSVAPFAAQLFLPKRFDNRRLAAAWPSRPPVRVRELAAVACAELVRTRWGRSGVSRMEKIA; from the coding sequence GTGACCGGGCTGACGGTGGTCACGGGCGCCGCGGGCTACCTGGGCCGCCGGATCGTGGCGCGGCTGCTGGCCGAAACCGGCGACCGGCTGCTCCTGACCGTCCGCGGCGAGCCGGCCGGCCTCGAAACCTCGCTGCGGCGCGAACTGGGTGCCACGCACCAGGACCGGATCACGGTGGTGCCCGTGGACCTGCTCGACCCGGCCCCGTTCCGGGCCGTGGACCCGAGCCCCGTCACCCGAGTCGTGCACGTGGCCGCGCGGACCGAGTTCACCGTGCCGCTGCCGGTGGCGCGAGCGGTCAACGTCGCCGGCACCCGCAAGGTCGCCGAGTTCGCCGCGCGCTGCCCCGGCCTGCGGCGGCTGCTGGTGCTCTCCACGCTGTACAGCGCGGGCGAGCGCACCGGCGAGGTGACCGAGCGGGCGCACGACGGCGCCGCCGGCTTCGCGAACCACTACGAGTGGTCCAAGTACGAGGCGGAGCGGCTGCTGACCGGGTATGCGGGGCTGCCGCTGTCGGTCGCCCGGCCGGCGACCGTGGTCGCCGACGACGCGACCGGGGCCGTGAGCCGGCACAACGCCTTCCACAACACGCTCAAGCTGTACTTCTACGGGCTGCTCTCGCTGGTACCCGGCGACCCGGACACCCGGCTCTACCTCGCCGACGCCGACTTCACCGCCCGCGGCGCCGTGCGCCTCGCCGATCCCGACACACCGGCGGGGATCTACCACCTGGCGCCGTCGCCGGCCGAGACGGTCAGCCTGGGCACCTTGATCCAGGACGTCTTCGACGTGTTCGAGACCGATCCCGGCTTCCGCCGCCGCCGGGTGCTCCGGCCCCGGTTCTGCGACCGCGACAGCTTCCGCGACCTCGTGACCGCGGCCCGGGGACTGTCGGCCAGCCCGCTGGCGGCCGCGCTGGACTCGGTGGCGCCGTTCGCGGCCCAGCTGTTCCTCCCGAAGCGGTTCGACAACCGGCGTCTCGCCGCCGCGTGGCCGTCCCGGCCGCCGGTCCGGGTCCGCGAGCTGGCGGCCGTGGCCTGCGCGGAGCTGGTCCGCACGCGGTGGGGCCGGTCCGGCGTTTCCCGAATGGAGAAGATCGCATGA
- a CDS encoding diiron oxygenase produces MTTQTDPPSLREAIASMAGKLDRLTELSRAKYTNPYRTVEWPAELDPETGWFFTPELSSLYGTSAWPSDETAARRLAFHEAANFFSLNIHGEKALMEGVARRLYRPDLAEIADYLHHFLDEENKHSVYFGGFCRRYDKVYRSRHLPFVESADREVSDLLFFAKVLIFEEHADRYNVLQARDDRLHPLALFINEAHHADESRHLVFNRAIVEALWQVYSPSWSTARLAELRAYLGQFFVTTWREYYNPDVYADCGHPDPWEVAEAAWHATAQRQHRRRVSAKCLKFLLSTGLLAEEPADAF; encoded by the coding sequence ATGACCACCCAGACCGACCCGCCGTCCCTGCGCGAAGCGATCGCGTCGATGGCGGGGAAACTCGACCGGCTCACCGAACTGTCGCGGGCGAAGTACACGAACCCGTACCGGACGGTGGAGTGGCCGGCGGAACTCGACCCGGAGACCGGCTGGTTCTTCACCCCCGAGCTGTCCTCGCTGTACGGCACGAGCGCGTGGCCTTCGGACGAAACGGCGGCGCGCCGGCTCGCCTTCCACGAGGCGGCGAACTTCTTCAGCCTCAACATCCACGGCGAGAAGGCGCTGATGGAAGGGGTGGCCCGCCGGCTCTACCGCCCCGACCTGGCGGAGATCGCCGACTACCTGCACCACTTCCTCGACGAGGAGAACAAGCACAGCGTCTACTTCGGCGGGTTCTGCCGCCGCTACGACAAGGTCTACCGCAGCCGGCACCTGCCCTTCGTCGAATCGGCCGACCGCGAGGTCTCCGATCTGCTGTTCTTCGCGAAGGTGCTGATCTTCGAAGAGCACGCGGACCGGTACAACGTCCTGCAGGCGCGCGACGACCGGCTGCACCCGCTGGCGCTGTTCATCAACGAGGCGCACCACGCCGACGAATCGCGGCACCTCGTGTTCAACCGCGCGATCGTGGAAGCGCTCTGGCAGGTGTACTCGCCGTCCTGGAGCACGGCGCGGCTGGCCGAACTGCGCGCGTACCTCGGGCAGTTCTTCGTCACCACCTGGCGGGAGTACTACAACCCCGACGTCTACGCCGACTGCGGCCACCCCGACCCGTGGGAGGTCGCCGAAGCGGCGTGGCACGCGACCGCACAGCGGCAGCACCGGCGCCGCGTCTCGGCGAAGTGCCTGAAGTTCCTGCTGTCCACCGGTTTGCTGGCCGAGGAGCCCGCCGATGCCTTCTGA
- a CDS encoding 3-oxoacyl-[acyl-carrier-protein] synthase III C-terminal domain-containing protein, which yields MTDVYVDHLVHAMGELKAHVTESGDAELLRSSSADLASAGFEWHHRCAPGTTAYDLAAAAVRALPEAVLRAGIDAIVYATCLPGNGNVGDEERWRASGDVTYLMDFPASRLQADFGLGDAVVLGLTQQGCTTMLGALRVARALLLTEPGWRRVLCVTADRFPAGSRYEHSYNLISDSAAACLVGTAPSGFRLVASHHITNGGLHQAGDDETLGSYFSYVTLLIGELLDRAGLTAGDIAWVVPQNTHRAAWQILPRLVGIAADRVWQPSLPDNGHAISADNIVNLASLAASGRAGRGDLVLLVVAGYGLNWQAVVLEAVEERP from the coding sequence AGGCGCACGTCACCGAGTCCGGGGACGCGGAGCTGCTGCGCTCGTCGTCGGCGGACCTCGCTTCGGCCGGTTTCGAGTGGCACCACCGGTGCGCACCCGGGACCACGGCGTACGACCTGGCGGCTGCGGCGGTGCGGGCCCTCCCGGAAGCCGTTCTGCGGGCCGGGATCGACGCGATCGTCTACGCGACTTGCCTGCCCGGCAACGGGAACGTCGGCGACGAGGAGCGGTGGCGCGCCTCCGGCGACGTGACGTACCTGATGGACTTCCCGGCCAGCCGCCTCCAAGCCGACTTCGGGCTCGGCGACGCCGTGGTGCTCGGGCTGACCCAGCAGGGCTGCACGACGATGCTCGGCGCGCTGCGGGTGGCGCGGGCGCTGCTGCTGACCGAGCCGGGGTGGCGGCGGGTGCTGTGCGTGACCGCCGACCGCTTCCCGGCCGGCTCGCGGTACGAGCACTCGTACAACCTGATTTCCGACAGCGCGGCCGCGTGCCTGGTCGGCACGGCGCCGTCCGGCTTCCGTCTGGTGGCTTCGCACCACATCACCAACGGCGGCCTGCACCAGGCCGGCGACGACGAGACGCTCGGTTCCTACTTCTCGTACGTCACGCTGCTGATCGGCGAGCTGCTGGACCGCGCGGGCCTGACCGCAGGCGACATCGCCTGGGTGGTGCCGCAGAACACCCACCGCGCGGCCTGGCAGATCCTGCCGCGCCTGGTCGGCATCGCCGCGGACCGCGTCTGGCAGCCGTCGCTGCCGGACAACGGCCACGCGATCTCGGCCGACAACATCGTCAACCTCGCCTCGCTGGCGGCCTCCGGCCGGGCCGGCCGGGGCGACCTCGTGCTGCTCGTGGTCGCCGGTTACGGCCTCAACTGGCAGGCCGTCGTGCTCGAAGCCGTGGAGGAACGTCCATGA